GATTTCAATCCAGACTTGATAGAACACCTCTGTATCGAGTGGGAACATCGCGGTATGAACTCGAAATTCAGAGACTTGTGCTAAATAAAAGGCAAGAATCGTAGCAACCTTAAAGTCTGGTGTACCATAACCAGTAATCGAACGACCGTGCATCTCATTTGCAATCGAGTCCGCCCAGACTTCGGCTTCACGGAATGTCTCGAACTGAATCATCTCTTCCTTCCAGCGAATCGCCATCTTCATGTCCTCCTCTACTGTAGTTAATGTTAGTATATGGAAGAAACAGTGTGTTATTCAAGGAGGAACGTCAGACATGAGTCGTTTTGGAATACATCAGGAAGTAATCAATCCGCCGCTCGGTGCCGCCTTCATCGGTTATCACCGAGAAGTCGGTGTCGCAAGCATACATGATCCGCTATTTGTCACAGCGAGTATCTTTGAAAGTGAGCAGACGACATCGGTATTTGTCAGCATCGATAACATCGGGTTGCTCGTCGCAGATACCGATACCATCCGTGAATGCATCGCGGACCAGCTAGACGTCTCGAAGGAACAGATCATGGTCGTCTATACGCATACGCATTCGGGACCAGCGACAGCAGGAAACGAACCGTTGACCGTCGCCTATAAAACGATCTTGACGCAACAAGCGATCGTTTCTGCCGTCAAAGCAAGCGAAGCGATACAGTCGGTCGAGATGGGTTGGGGTGTGACGCAGGGGAAACTCGGCGTCAATCGACGAGAGAAAAGGAATGGTCACGCGGTGATGGGAACGGATCCGCTTGGGGTGACGGATGACCGAATCGGAACATTATTGATTCGCCGGACTGACGATTTTCAACTCGTCGGAGCCTTCGTCTTTTGTACGGCGCATCCGAACGTCTTGAAATCAGACAGTATCGTCTTATCCGGTGATTATCCGGGCGTCGCTCGAACGATACTCGAACAGGCACTCAGCTGTCCAGTCATAATCGTCCAAGGGGCGACGGGGAACATCAATGCGAAATATCGCGGTGACCTAGCAAGTCTACAGAAGATGGCGTTTGCTTTAAGTGGACACGTCTTGACGACGATTCCAGAAGTGTCGTATCAACCGTTAACGCACCACCGGATTCAGTCGATGATCTATCCAATGTACTTAACAGAAATACCAACGATAAACCAATTACAAGACATGACGGATTACGCTGAACAGACTTGGGGTGTCAGCGCAGCACGATGGTTGGCGCACGTTCAAGAGCAATCAGGGACAACACTCACCATCCCGGTCGAAATTCAATTGTTTGAGCTAAATGAAGGTTCGTTCTCAGGCATCCCGATGGAACCGTTCTGTGAGACAGCGCTACAGATTCAACAGATGCGTCAAACGGAACTCGCCTTTTTTGGAGGCTATACGAACGGTTACATTGGTTATTTGCCGTCTGCGGAAGAACACCCGTATGGTGGGTACGAAGTGGCGATCAATCCCGTTGTCTACGGTCCAGTGACAGGTCTTTGGATGCCACCTGTACCGGAAACGGCAAACGACATCGTGCATCGTATCCGACAACTCTATGAAACAAACAATCTGGCTTCTCTCGTCTGAGAGACCGGGTTTTCGTGATTACGATTTGATTTTTTTGATGAACCGGCGAAACGCAAAAACAAATCCGCATGTCAGTAAGGCGAATAAAAGAAGCGTAATGAATAGGCTTGCAGATAGATGTAACATCAAAGACCTCCGTGAATATGTATAGCTGATTTTCGAACTTTCGAATAGTAATAGAGTAACATAGTAATTAACAATATATAGGGAAATGATTTATTGTTTTTGATATTTCTTTAAGGATTTATTCATTCTATGAATCAATAGTTATTTTATTCCATTTATAAAAAGAGAGGGATATCATGATCATCAAAAGATTTATTCTTAGTATTATCATCACTTATTTATTCCTCAGCTTGCTTTTATCCTTCAGCATCGGGTATACGATCGATTGGATTCCGGAAGCAACGTTAGCTCAAAAGATAAAAGGGTACGCTTTTGAAGGGTTCACTCGTTTTAATGTTGTAAAGCTTTTGATTGCTGCAGGTATAGGTACTGGGTTCAGCTTTCTCTACCTTAAACCAAGATTACCGAGTTCTCGAAAGCGTTGATTTCCTTTATTTTGAAACTTTTCTTTGTTTGATCCGTTAATTAGGATGAACGAGTCAACGTATTGGGGGAAATAAACATGAAAAAGACAGTTGGTGCAATCGTATTAGCGGGCGGCATGATGATACTCGCTGGTTGTGGAACAGCAGCGACACAAACCGATTTATTTGAACAACAAGGTACATATCTAGGGGATAACAGTAGCGTACGAGACATCGTCCAACAGCTACCACATGGCGATCAGTTGGAGAAGATGGAACTTTCGACGAAGGATAAACCGTATCAACTAACGTTACGTTATGCTGGATATAAAGAAGGACAGATCGAACAAAAAAGCAATCGTACGGCAATCTACAATGCAACAGCACTATTCACATTGATTCCGAATGTCGACCGCGTCAACATGACGATCGAGGATGCTTCGTATCACTTTACGAAACAACAGCTGCACGATTGGTATGGAAAAGACTTTACGACGTACGATAATGAGAAAGCACTGAAGGCGTTCACGAACCCTTTTATCGAAGATTCGAAGAAAGTAAACGACTTATTCAACTGAACCGACCGAGCACGCTCTTGAACAGGAGTGTGCTTTTTTGTTGATTCATTCCCATAAGTTGTAAAAAGTACTTTGCATTACAGAGTAATTCAGTTTATCGTTAAGGAACTGAGACATCCAGAATAAGGAAGGGGTTGTACGAGATGGAAATCGATAAAGAATTATTAAAGGGGCACGTCGACACGATCATCTTGTCGTTGCTGAACGAACAAGACCGATACGGGTATGAAATCGCGAAGACGATCCGGCAAACGTCAGACGAGCAGTTCGAACTGAAAGAGGCGACACTCTATTTGTCACTCAAACGCCTCGAGAAAAAAGGATTCGTCATATCCTATTGGAGTAACGAAGCAGCGGGCGGCGGACGACGTAAATATTATGCGCTGACGACTGAAGGAAAAATCCTTCTTGCGAAAAAACGACTTGAATGGCGTTTTCTAAAGCAGCTACTCCCGAAGTTTCTTGAAGAGGGAGACGGTGCGCTTGAATAAACTCGATCATTTTGTCCATGACTTGTATCAAGATGCGGATGTGACGGATCCGGAAATCATCGACGTCATGGAAGAGACGCGAAGTCATCTTGAACAATCGGTGCGAGACTTGATGATTCAAGGTTATTCGGAAGAAGAAGCGACGAAGCTTGCCATGTATCGTTACGGTAGTAAGGAGCATGTCGATCAGCTCTTGACGTGGGTCTATCGAAAAGAGCGGACGTTCGCTTCGTGGTTGCTCTGCATCGGAATCAGCATCGCCGCTGCAACGATATTGTGCTTTATCGGCACGATGATGTTGAGCCAGCATCAGTCACTCGCCTATGCGGATGCCTTTTATGGCAATGAACGCTCGATCGAAGCGTATGAACGTATTTTAGAAGATCATCTGTTGCTGGTATCGATTTCCGGACAAGACGCTGCGTCCTCGCGAGACTTCACCATTCATAAATCGATTTGGTTACCGGAGTTGTTCACTTCACACGGCTTGTATCTGATTGACGAACAGCACCTGACGACGACAGAAAGCTTTGACGTCACGAAATTCGGTGCCGTGCTCATGTTGATTGGCTTGACGATCTATCTCGTGACATCCGTCATTTGGAGCATAATCAAGCTCCATCATGCAGGACGATTGCATCTATTAAGTATCGTCTCAGTCGTGTTCTTTAATGTACTGGGTTATTGGTTTTGGGCATTACGAAAATAGGAGGGGTCATATGTTGCAACAAATTAAGCTCATTTGGTCGCAAGCATTCACGGTGAAACGATGCGTGTTATATCTTCTGATCATTCTCGGATTACCGGCGCTTCAATTCAGTTTCATTTATGAAGGCTATCAATTCTTCTTACCGATCGAAGTGTTCGAAGAGACGCTATCAGGAACGATCCCGATGCTGTTTCCGGTACTTGCGGTCTTGATCTTCTTGCCAATCTTCATCGCTGAATACAAGGATAACTATCTGACATATGTCCGAACACGTGCGAGTCTAAAGGATTATCTGCTTGCAGTCGGTTTCGTCAATGCGATGCTGACAGGATTCGTATTCTTTTTAATGACGATCGTGACGTTCATCCTCCTTCATTATGTCGAACCAATCATCGGTCTCGTTGACTATTGGTCGCTCAGCGAAAAGACATATGAGACTTCAAATGCATTTTCGTTCTTGGCGGACATTCATCCGTTACTCTATGCCGTCCTCTATGCTGTTTGGATTGGACTCAACGGAGCAGCGTACGCAACGCTTGCTTATCTGTTGATTTTGGCGCTCGAACAAGTCTATCTCGCAATTTCGTTACCGTTCGTCGCTTATCATATCTTTAATTTCGTTGCGGGTATCATGCAAGTACCACAGTTCTCACCCATTAGTACCGTCTTTCCGTTCAATATCACGGAACAACCGCTTTGGACGGTGTTCGTACCGTTTACTATTTTAATCGTCATTAACATCACGCTCTATCTGACGATGATTCGACCAAAACCGGAGTGGATCTTCCAATCATGAAGAGGACACGAAACATTTCGATTGTACTGAACAGTTTATTCATCCTCGTGATTAGCTACGTCGCATGGTATAGACGACAAGAAGTTCTGTCCGAGGCACAAGAATTCGGCAAAGACGACAACGCGTGGGACATTACATTTGCGATTCAAAATGATATGTACCTAATACTCTTTTTCCTGATGCCGATACTGCTGTTCCTCTCATTTCGAACGATTGAACAGCAGTATGAACCGACGATTTTGATTCGGGTTGGCTCATTTCGGAACTGGGTGTACTACTCGACAAAACGATATGTACGCGCTGTCCTGACACTGTTCGGATTCGTCTTGTTGCTGAGTCTTCTTAGTGCTAGCGATCAATCGTTTACGTTGCAGTGGAGTCCATATAGTCAACTCGCAACGAGTGGTAACATCAGTCATTATCTCATTGCGACTTTCCATTCACCCCTGTCAGTGATTTTATTACAACCGATTCTGTGGTTGCTTACGAGCATTGTTCTACATGGATTGATGTGTATTGTGTTTCTGTTGCACGAAAAGCGTAATGGCTTGTTACTACAGGCGGCAGGGGTAGTGATTTGGTGTATCATCAGTTTCAAATCATCGTTTGGAATCGGGAAGTTCTTGTCACCCGCCACGTATTTCTCTGTTGGGTCTATATCCTTCAGGATGCAACCCTGGGTGGCACTCGTCGGTCTCAGTCTTGCGATCGCACTGATCTATCTAATGGCACAATGGATTCAATCGCTCCGTCAGCGATTGAATTCGCGAAAGGAGTTCTTACCGTATCTCGTCTATGCGATGCTTGCGAGTCTGTACATTTTACTGAGTAGCAGCCGAGCGTCGGCGGATCTGCAAACGATTGGTGATCTGTTCGTCGTCGTGTTTTACGGTGTCAGCGCGGAAGACAGTTCGTTTCTGCAACTCGCGTCACATCTGATCCTTTTCTTCGGACTCGCTTACTTAAGTCAATTGCGTTTGCAGGACCAAATGACAGCGATCGGACCATACACGTGGATGCGTTACCAACGCCTCGAGAAATGGGCACTGCATGTCTTCGTTAAGGAAGGACGCTTTTATCTACTGGCGCTGATGTTTCTGATCATCGGAACGATGGGAGTTGGAATGGCACAAGGGTTAGCGCTATCGCTTTCGACTAGTCTTTTATCGATTTCACCGATGCAATTGCTGTTGCAACTGATTGGCATTTCGATACTACAATTAATGCTTTATTCACTCTTCAGCTTCATCTTACTGTGGCAATTCCCAGATGGATACGCGATGCTCGGTTTGTTCGGTGTCTTATCGGTTTTCTTACTGCCGAACTTCAATCGGTATGGCATCTTTCCGTCCGGATTGAATGGATTCGCCCAGTTGCAGTCGTTTAGTCTGACACATCTCTTGATCGTTTTGTTGATCTATGTTGGGCTTTCACTTGTCTGGTTATATGTTCTGTTTCAAAAAAGCATACGAATATAGGGAGGACGTATCATGGAAATGATCAAGCTCAAGCAGGTCACGAAAGGGTATCAAGGTAATCCGTTATTCGCAGACGTTGATTTGACGATTCAAAAAGGAGACATCATTGGTATCACGGGACCAAATGGTTCAGGAAAATCAGTCTTATTCAAGATGATTTGCGGCTTCATCCATCCGGACGCGGGAACAATCACCGTCCGGAATGAACAGCTTGGTCCGACACGACGCTTTCCGGAAAACGTCGGCGTCATCATTGATCGACCGGGTTATATTGCCCACAAATCAGGATTTGAGAACTTAAAGCAGCTAGCGGCGATCCGGAAAGTGATCACAGATGCCGACATCGAACAAGCGATGCGGACCGTCGGCTTACAGCCCGGCAATCGCCAGAAAGTCAAACAGTATTCGCTCGGAATGAAACAAAAACTCGCAATCGCGCAAGCCATCATGGAACAGCAGGACATCTTGATCTTGGATGAGGCATTCAATGCACTCGATCACGATAGTGTCTTGCGTCTGCGGGAACTCTTATTGTCCTTCAAAAAAGAAGGAAAGACGATCATCTTGACGAGTCACAATCAACAGGACATCGACGCACTTTGTGACTCCGTCTACCGTATCAATCAGGGGCGGCTCGAGGTTGTCGAATAGAGTGTGAAAAGAATTGAGAGAAAATCAAATGATGCTTATTTTATTGCAAATGCAATAAAATAAGCATATCCTTTAAATAGGTCTTTTATTAAACGATTAAAAGGAGTTTGAAAAATGAAGGAGATTCTTCGTGAAATTGGTATGATTGCACGTGCTCTTGACTCAATAAGTAATTTAGAGTTCAAAGAATTACAACTTTCTAAAGGACAATATGTCTACATCGTTAGAATATGTGAGAATCCAGGAATCATTCAGGAACAATTAATTGATTTGATTAAAGTAGACCGTTCAACAGCAACTAGAGTACTACAAAAATTAGAAAAAAATGGACTGATCGAAAAAAGAAGCAACTTGGAAAATAAAAAAAATAAAAATCTTTTTGCAACAGAACAAGGGAAGGCGATTTATAAATTAATTATTAGAGAACATGAATATTCTAATGAAGTAGCGTTAAGTGGTTTTAAAGAGAAGGAAATCGAGGCGGTATTTCGTTATGTACAACGTATTCGTAAAAATATCGAAAAAGATTGGGAACAAGTCAAAAAAGGACATAAGCGAAATTACTAAACAGAGAGGTGAAGAGATAGATGGAAACAAAAATTAAATTGTGTGGTTTAGATGATGTCTATACATTACAAACACTTAGCATCGAAACCTTTAAAGAAACGTTTGAAGCTGATAACACGGAAACAGATTTACAGAATTATTTAGATAAAGCGTATTCGCTTGAAAAATTGAAAGCTGAGATTCAAGAAAAATTTTCACATTTTTATTTTCTTTATATTGGTCGTGAAGTGGCAGGATATATCAAAGTCAATACTAAATCTGCTCAAACTGAGGCAATGAGCGATGACTCACTTGAGATTGAACGGATTTATTTGAGACGATCGTATCAACAGCATGGCTTAGGCAAGCTTTTGATGAACCATGTTTTTCAATTGGCAAAAGAGAATGATATGAAGGCGATTTGGTTAGGTGTATGGGAACGCAATACTAAAGCTATTTCGTTTTATGAAAAACATGGTTTTGCCCAAACAGGACAACATTCATTTTTCATGGGAGAAGATGAACAAATCGATTGGATTATGACAAAGGAACTTTCTTATTAACGACGATCAAATAAAAGGTAGTGGAACATAGTCCACTACCTTTTATTTGACAATGCAATTTAATTAATCAGTGTTTTTATTTTCCAGGCTTCGTCTTGTAGAAGCTATAGAAGACGCTGATTAGAATGACGAGAACGATCGTACCGAGTGACATCCAGATTGGCATTTTGTAGACGTCACTGAAGATCATCTTCGCTCCGATGAAGACGAGCATGAAGCTAAGACCGTGTTTCAAGTAATAGAAACGATCAATCAAGTTCGCGAGGACGAAGTAGAGACTACGGAGTCCAAGAATCGCCATGATGTTCGCATAGAAGATGATGAACGGATCACGCGAGTACGCGAAGCTTGCTGCGACCGAGTCAACGGCGAAGACGATATCCGAGATCTCGATGAAGACGAGCGCGATCAAGAGTGGCGTGAAGAACAGTTTCCCATCAATTCGTTTTGCGAACTTACCAGACGAGATGTCTTGCGTGATCGGTAAACGTTTCTCTAACCAACGAATCGTTTTGTTTTCTTCGAGCGACGTCTCTTGACCGATGTTCTTGTACATCATCCAACCCGTGTAGACGAGGAACGCTCCGAAGATGTAGTACACCCAAGCGAAATTCTCAAGCAACGAAACACCAGCGACGATGAAGATGACGCGGAAGAAGATTGCACCAAGAATACCCCAGAATAAGACTTTGTGCTGGTACTTCAATGGAATCGCGAAGTATGCGAAGACGAGTGAGAAGACGAAGACGTTATCAATCGCGAGAGCCTTCTCGATGAAATAAACGCTCGTATATTCGATCGCAGCGGAGCTACCTTGATCGAAGTAGAGCCAGCCACCGAAAGCGACGGCAATCGCGATCCAGACGAACGTCCACGTCCAGGCCTCCCGAAGCGAAACTTCATGTGCCTTACGATGGAAGACTCCAAGGTCAAGGGCGAGCATGATGATAACGATGGCTAGAAAAGCAATGAGTAGTGTCAACAGCGCTTCCTCCTTTAAGGTAATTGTTATCTTGAATTTATTATAAGGTCATAAGAACTTAAAAGTAAAGGAATAAATGTTCGGAATGTGCGATTGGTTAAAAAACAATCCTCGAAAGTGGACAAATGTATTCGATATTATTTGCAGTGAAACGACATGAAACCCAGCTCCAAAAGGAGACTGGGTTTCATGCATGTTACTTTTAATTATATAAGTCATCATGATAAGGGAGGGAAATGTGGCACGACGTACGTTCCGAGTTCATCGATGACATCTTCCGCTGATCGCTCACCGTCGAATAGGGCGAAGAACAGATGATTGACGCCAAGCTCGCGGTACAATTCCAGCAACTCGATCAGTCGATTGCGCCCGATCCGAAAACCGAGTCGAATCGGTGTCGCTTCTTCATTTGGATCCGCGGACAGGTCAAGATGCATCGGCATAGAAAACGGGCGAAACGTTGTATTACCGGCTGCTTGACTCGCGGCACGCCATTGCTCGATGGCAC
This region of Exiguobacterium acetylicum DSM 20416 genomic DNA includes:
- a CDS encoding alkaline ceramidase, whose product is MSRFGIHQEVINPPLGAAFIGYHREVGVASIHDPLFVTASIFESEQTTSVFVSIDNIGLLVADTDTIRECIADQLDVSKEQIMVVYTHTHSGPATAGNEPLTVAYKTILTQQAIVSAVKASEAIQSVEMGWGVTQGKLGVNRREKRNGHAVMGTDPLGVTDDRIGTLLIRRTDDFQLVGAFVFCTAHPNVLKSDSIVLSGDYPGVARTILEQALSCPVIIVQGATGNINAKYRGDLASLQKMAFALSGHVLTTIPEVSYQPLTHHRIQSMIYPMYLTEIPTINQLQDMTDYAEQTWGVSAARWLAHVQEQSGTTLTIPVEIQLFELNEGSFSGIPMEPFCETALQIQQMRQTELAFFGGYTNGYIGYLPSAEEHPYGGYEVAINPVVYGPVTGLWMPPVPETANDIVHRIRQLYETNNLASLV
- a CDS encoding DUF4825 domain-containing protein, producing MKKTVGAIVLAGGMMILAGCGTAATQTDLFEQQGTYLGDNSSVRDIVQQLPHGDQLEKMELSTKDKPYQLTLRYAGYKEGQIEQKSNRTAIYNATALFTLIPNVDRVNMTIEDASYHFTKQQLHDWYGKDFTTYDNEKALKAFTNPFIEDSKKVNDLFN
- a CDS encoding PadR family transcriptional regulator encodes the protein MEIDKELLKGHVDTIILSLLNEQDRYGYEIAKTIRQTSDEQFELKEATLYLSLKRLEKKGFVISYWSNEAAGGGRRKYYALTTEGKILLAKKRLEWRFLKQLLPKFLEEGDGALE
- a CDS encoding ATP-binding cassette domain-containing protein; this translates as MEMIKLKQVTKGYQGNPLFADVDLTIQKGDIIGITGPNGSGKSVLFKMICGFIHPDAGTITVRNEQLGPTRRFPENVGVIIDRPGYIAHKSGFENLKQLAAIRKVITDADIEQAMRTVGLQPGNRQKVKQYSLGMKQKLAIAQAIMEQQDILILDEAFNALDHDSVLRLRELLLSFKKEGKTIILTSHNQQDIDALCDSVYRINQGRLEVVE
- a CDS encoding MarR family winged helix-turn-helix transcriptional regulator, with product MKEILREIGMIARALDSISNLEFKELQLSKGQYVYIVRICENPGIIQEQLIDLIKVDRSTATRVLQKLEKNGLIEKRSNLENKKNKNLFATEQGKAIYKLIIREHEYSNEVALSGFKEKEIEAVFRYVQRIRKNIEKDWEQVKKGHKRNY
- a CDS encoding GNAT family N-acetyltransferase, producing METKIKLCGLDDVYTLQTLSIETFKETFEADNTETDLQNYLDKAYSLEKLKAEIQEKFSHFYFLYIGREVAGYIKVNTKSAQTEAMSDDSLEIERIYLRRSYQQHGLGKLLMNHVFQLAKENDMKAIWLGVWERNTKAISFYEKHGFAQTGQHSFFMGEDEQIDWIMTKELSY
- a CDS encoding TerC family protein, whose product is MTLLIAFLAIVIIMLALDLGVFHRKAHEVSLREAWTWTFVWIAIAVAFGGWLYFDQGSSAAIEYTSVYFIEKALAIDNVFVFSLVFAYFAIPLKYQHKVLFWGILGAIFFRVIFIVAGVSLLENFAWVYYIFGAFLVYTGWMMYKNIGQETSLEENKTIRWLEKRLPITQDISSGKFAKRIDGKLFFTPLLIALVFIEISDIVFAVDSVAASFAYSRDPFIIFYANIMAILGLRSLYFVLANLIDRFYYLKHGLSFMLVFIGAKMIFSDVYKMPIWMSLGTIVLVILISVFYSFYKTKPGK